In Canis lupus dingo isolate Sandy chromosome 12, ASM325472v2, whole genome shotgun sequence, the following proteins share a genomic window:
- the CLIC1 gene encoding chloride intracellular channel protein 1 has translation MAEEQPQVELFVKAGSDGAKIGNCPFSQRLFMVLWLKGVTFNVTTVDTKRRTETVQKLCPGGQLPFLLYGTEVHTDTNKIEEFLEAVLCPPRYPKLAALNPESNTAGLDIFAKFSAYIKNSNPALNDNLEKGLLKALKVLDNYLTSPLPEEVDETSAEDEGISQRKFLDGNELTLADCNLLPKLHIVQVVCKKYRGFSIPEVFRGVHRYLRNAYAREEFASTCPDDEEIELAYEQVAKALK, from the exons ATGGCTGAAGAACAACCTCAGGTTGAACTGTTCGTGAAG GCCGGCAGTGATGGGGCCAAGATTGGGAACTGCCCCTTCTCCCAGAGACTGTTCATGGTACTCTGGCTCAAAGGAGTAACCTTCAACGTAACCACTGTTGACACCAAGAG GCGGACCGAGACAGTACAGAAGCTGTGCCCAGGAGGGCAGCTCCCATTCCTTCTGTATGGCACTGAAGTACACACAGACACCAACAAGATTGAGGAGTTTCTGGAGGCAGTGCTGTGCCCTCCCAG GTACCCCAAGCTGGCAGCTCTGAACCCTGAATCCAACACGGCTGGGCTGGACATATTTGCCAAATTTTCTGCTTACATCAAGAATTCAAACCCGGCACTCAATGATA ATCTGGAGAAGGGGCTCCTGAAAGCCCTGAAAGTTTTAGACAATTACTTGACATCCCCCCTCCCAGAAGAAGTGGATGAGACCAGTGCTGAGGATGAGGGCATCTCACAGAGGAAGTTTCTGGATGGCAATGAGCTCACTCTGGCTGACTGCAACCTCTTGCCAAAACTCCACATAGTACAG GTGGTGTGTAAGAAATACAGGGGATTCTCCATCCCAGAGGTGTTCCGCGGAGTGCATCGGTACTTGCGTAATGCCTATGCTCGGGAAGAGTTTGCCTCCACCTGTCCAGATGATGAGGAGATCGAGCTGGCTTATGAGCAAGTGGCCAAGGCCCTCAAATAA